taATTGCTCTTTGCCAATGGTGTTGTTTTTAATTCCTTCATGGTTTTCATGTTGGTCTCAGAAGAGTAATGCCAACAAACCAGCTGCAGCTCCTCCAGCACTTGCAACAGCTGCAGAGGCCGCTGTAGACAGACCTGCCATTCCTGCAGATGGAAAACACACATTAGAGGATCCCAAAGTTACCTGTGACCTGCAATAAACTCCTCTTTACATTAACTGTGTGACATTATTGCTGCCATCTGCATCATGAAGAGTGAGATTAGAGTGAATTAATATTCAGCCATGTAATAAAAGAGGCTAGTTTCAAACATTCAAACATTTTAATACTGAGAAGAATttaagaataaaagaataaagacattttttgtTGTACTTATTCTAAAGTCACTGATCTCAATTTTCatcttaatttgttttttagtGATACTTTTATTATTAAAAGGTTGTAAGCGTAGAGTGGAAATAAGTAAACCACAAATGACACTTAAGATTAATGAACACTGTGTTAGATTTcatgaaaaattattaaaatgggcaaaaattatataattagatcagacagatagacagatagatagatagatagatagatagatagatagatagatagatagatagatagatagatagatagatagatagatagatagatagatagatgaagtgAAATCTAAGTGTCCAGgtacaaatcaaaataaattacTAAATTTTTAAAAGATTCATTCCAGAGAGCACTTAGATAGATTACAACTACACACAGGAGCCAAGAAGGGAAAGTTATATACAAGCAAGTCCATAGACTGTCGTTACAATAGAAGAGTAAAATTCTATGCAGAATTGAAGgcattaaatcacaggtgtcaaacatatggcataagtggcccaccaaagggtccaatccggcccctgggatgagtttgtaaaatgcaaaatttacattgaagatattaaccctttaggcgccggagttttgttttattttataatattcaattcaagattttattgtcACGACATTgcgactttggtgcttaaagggttaacaatcaatggtgtcaaaatcattttagttcgggttccacatccagaccaattcaacctcaagtgggtcagaccagtaaaatactatgatagtgacctataaataatgataacttctaatttttctctttgttttagtgtaaaagagtaaagataattcaggttgttcatgttattcatatttttaaggaaagtttgtagatgtaaacattttcacaatgcaatttgattttttttactgttattattttactggtccggcccagttcagatcaaattgggttttatgtggcccctgaactaaaatgagtttgacacccctgcattaaatagAACGTTTCTCTGTTGGTTTTACCTGCTGACTGCCCAAGGGCCACCAGACTTCCTGCTGCTACTCCTCCTCCATTTGCAATAGCTGTTGTAGACATCATGCCTGCAGCGTAAGAGCCTGCAGCGATTCCAGCTGAGGTGAAACCTATGGCCCCCAGAGCAACTGGGGCCAGGAGCACTGACCCCCCTGTATTCACATAGTGACACAGCACAATTCATATACAGTACAATGAAGACCATGTTTAAGCAGGTTCTATCTGTCTACCCAATATTTGTGTCCATATAggttataaacatcagtatttccttaaggTTTAATGAAATACTTTTCTTCCTAtgtaagatgtgaagaaagtagatggttaagtATGGAAGAAAATTCTTTACAattagagcatgaaaaatattttagaaattta
This portion of the Sphaeramia orbicularis chromosome 22, fSphaOr1.1, whole genome shotgun sequence genome encodes:
- the LOC115413359 gene encoding interferon alpha-inducible protein 27-like protein 2A — translated: MGLLTIAAVAAGAGGSVLLAPVALGAIGFTSAGIAAGSYAAGMMSTTAIANGGGVAAGSLVALGQSAGMAGLSTAASAAVASAGGAAAGLLALLF